The Synergistaceae bacterium genomic interval CTTTTCCCCCTTTATGCTTTCTTGTAGAGGGCAAGCAGGCTGTTTTTCGCGCCTGGTACTGCACCTTTCAACAGAACTAAATTATTCTCAACGTCAACGGCCATCACAGTACGATTCTTCACCGTAACCTTATCGCTCCCCATGTGTCCGGGCATTCTCTTGCCGGGAAACACGCGCCCCGGATACGAGATAGCTCCGCTTGAGCCTCCGTGCCTGTGCTCGACCGATGTA includes:
- a CDS encoding 50S ribosomal protein L3, which codes for TSVEHRHGGSSGAISYPGRVFPGKRMPGHMGSDKVTVKNRTVMAVDVENNLVLLKGAVPGAKNSLLALYKKA